Proteins encoded within one genomic window of Amycolatopsis sp. 2-15:
- a CDS encoding sugar ABC transporter ATP-binding protein: MSRLVPRQSEAAEAVADVGGQPTLSVRNLSKAFGSTQALWPLDLDIRQGEIHALLGENGSGKSTFIKSLSGYHVADTGSVEVCGESLTLGSVKSAHDLGCRFVHQDLGLIRTETVLDNLCAGGSYRTVFGTISGRANRQAAMADLARAGVDIDPKRRLETLSPAEQTAVAVARALRSDDGAEPKLLVLDEPTARLPQKEVAQLLDIVRAVARAGVAVIYVSHRVDEVLEVADTATVLRDGHKVATRDVKELDRRSLVDLLVGDALDDVDISSHNAPTVDAPVLLAVDSLSSAELDRVSFEVKRGEVVGIAGITGSGRESILATVFGELPRVTGSVRVGGSEIKAERPDLSIKDGVAYVPPDRKIRGSIADSSARENLMLVDLTKHWKFPKISRRGEHAEVMRWFERFSVRPGDDADRTLSAFSGGNQQKILFGKWMRTEPRVLLLDEPTQGVDIAAKAELHKQILAAATDGGACAVISSSDTEELISVCHRILVMRHGRIVGTLRGKDKTVVNLSHTAFGTAGEARK; encoded by the coding sequence GTGTCCCGACTGGTACCGCGCCAGTCCGAAGCGGCTGAAGCCGTAGCCGACGTCGGCGGGCAGCCGACGCTGTCGGTGCGGAATCTGAGCAAGGCGTTCGGATCCACCCAGGCGCTCTGGCCCCTCGACCTCGACATCCGCCAAGGCGAGATCCACGCGTTGCTGGGGGAGAACGGCTCAGGCAAGTCCACCTTCATCAAGTCGTTGTCCGGCTACCACGTTGCCGACACAGGCAGCGTCGAGGTCTGCGGTGAGAGCCTGACCCTCGGGTCAGTGAAGTCGGCGCACGACCTCGGTTGCCGGTTCGTCCACCAAGACCTGGGTCTCATCAGGACGGAAACCGTCCTCGACAACCTCTGTGCCGGTGGCTCGTACCGGACGGTCTTCGGCACCATCAGCGGCCGGGCGAATCGGCAGGCAGCCATGGCCGATCTGGCCCGCGCCGGCGTCGACATCGATCCGAAGCGCCGGTTGGAGACCCTCTCGCCCGCTGAGCAGACCGCCGTCGCGGTGGCCCGGGCACTGCGGTCGGACGACGGTGCCGAGCCGAAGTTGCTGGTGCTGGACGAGCCGACTGCACGACTCCCCCAGAAGGAAGTCGCACAGTTACTGGACATCGTCCGTGCGGTGGCTCGGGCGGGCGTCGCGGTGATCTACGTCAGCCACCGTGTCGACGAAGTGCTCGAGGTCGCCGACACGGCAACAGTCCTGCGCGACGGGCACAAGGTCGCCACCCGCGACGTGAAGGAGCTGGACCGGCGCTCGCTCGTCGACTTGCTCGTGGGCGACGCCCTGGACGACGTCGACATTTCCTCGCACAACGCCCCGACGGTCGACGCTCCGGTGCTGCTCGCGGTCGACTCGCTCAGTTCGGCGGAGCTGGACCGCGTGTCGTTCGAGGTGAAGCGGGGCGAGGTCGTGGGCATCGCCGGCATCACCGGCTCGGGCCGTGAGTCCATTCTGGCCACAGTTTTCGGCGAGCTACCGCGCGTGACCGGGTCTGTGCGCGTCGGCGGCTCGGAGATCAAGGCGGAGCGTCCGGACCTGTCCATCAAAGACGGCGTTGCGTACGTGCCACCGGATCGCAAGATCCGAGGCTCGATCGCGGACTCCTCGGCGCGCGAGAACCTGATGCTCGTGGACCTGACGAAGCACTGGAAGTTCCCGAAGATCTCCCGCCGGGGCGAGCACGCCGAGGTGATGCGCTGGTTCGAGCGGTTCTCGGTCCGCCCCGGCGACGATGCCGATCGCACGCTGTCCGCGTTCAGCGGCGGCAACCAGCAGAAGATTCTCTTCGGGAAGTGGATGCGCACAGAACCGCGCGTGCTGCTCCTCGACGAGCCCACTCAGGGCGTCGACATCGCCGCCAAGGCCGAGCTTCACAAGCAGATCCTGGCGGCCGCCACCGACGGCGGCGCCTGCGCGGTCATCAGTTCCTCCGACACCGAGGAGCTCATCTCGGTCTGCCATCGCATTCTGGTCATGCGGCACGGGCGGATCGTCGGAACGCTCAGGGGAAAGGACAAGACAGTGGTCAACCTGTCTCACACCGCGTTCGGGACCGCCGGGGAGGCCCGGAAATGA
- a CDS encoding ABC transporter permease, with protein sequence MSRLGLDRFSALYLGAIFIITFGIWTPDLFLTMSTVQSIASAQAIVAIMAIALIVPLSAGVFDLSIGAVVNLSAVIVAIQQERSGWGMWESIALAVGVSVLVGVVNAFIVVKLRVGSFIATLGTGTVIGAVQVIVSNQTQPLPPTTPGWAELTQTEVGGFQVIIVYLLVIALFFWWLLGHTPLGRRLYAIGGNPDAARLSGVKVENHIWFSLIVSSALCGVAGVLYCSLSGPSLTFGTALLLPAFAAAFLGSTQLKPGRFNIWGTVIAVYVLAIGIQGLQYVTGVQWLGDMFNGISLIVAVGFASLSPRIRARRIERAAVENRLKAAEDEPAEELVSG encoded by the coding sequence ATGAGCCGACTCGGTCTGGACCGCTTCAGCGCCCTCTACCTCGGCGCGATCTTCATCATCACGTTCGGCATCTGGACGCCGGACCTGTTCCTCACGATGTCGACCGTTCAGTCGATCGCCTCGGCCCAGGCCATCGTCGCGATCATGGCGATCGCCCTCATCGTGCCTCTCTCCGCCGGTGTTTTCGACCTCTCGATCGGTGCGGTCGTCAACCTCTCTGCGGTCATCGTGGCGATCCAGCAAGAGCGCAGCGGCTGGGGCATGTGGGAGTCGATTGCCCTGGCGGTCGGTGTCTCCGTGCTCGTCGGTGTGGTCAACGCCTTCATCGTCGTGAAACTCCGGGTCGGCTCGTTCATCGCGACCCTCGGCACGGGGACCGTCATCGGCGCCGTCCAAGTGATCGTCTCGAACCAGACTCAGCCGCTGCCGCCGACTACCCCGGGCTGGGCCGAGCTCACCCAGACCGAGGTCGGCGGCTTCCAGGTGATCATCGTGTACTTGCTCGTGATCGCACTGTTCTTCTGGTGGCTCCTCGGCCACACCCCATTGGGCCGCAGGCTCTACGCCATCGGTGGTAATCCCGACGCGGCCCGGCTCTCGGGGGTCAAGGTCGAAAACCACATCTGGTTCTCGCTGATCGTCTCCTCGGCGCTGTGTGGCGTCGCCGGGGTGCTGTACTGCTCGCTCTCCGGACCATCGCTGACCTTCGGCACGGCACTGTTGCTTCCGGCCTTCGCGGCGGCGTTCCTCGGGTCGACCCAGCTCAAGCCGGGCCGGTTCAACATCTGGGGCACGGTGATCGCGGTGTACGTCCTGGCGATCGGCATCCAGGGCTTGCAGTACGTCACCGGCGTGCAGTGGCTGGGTGACATGTTCAACGGCATCTCGCTCATCGTGGCCGTCGGCTTCGCGTCGCTTTCCCCGCGGATCCGGGCCAGGCGCATCGAGCGGGCGGCGGTCGAGAACCGCCTCAAGGCCGCCGAGGACGAGCCGGCCGAGGAACTCGTCTCCGGCTGA
- a CDS encoding alpha/beta fold hydrolase: protein MRFVLVHGAAHGAWCWELLIPELVKLGHEAVAIDLPGAGERSGEPASIAGYRDAVIDMMESGDVLVGHSMGSAVVAVAADARPDLVGHLCLVAGPLPVEGKPLSYQSTSPTVGGTAAAQDEEESAAERSMKFTEDGLAFYWDKEGARETFYGDCDDDIVDWATARLTPQPLAPVIEPIQLPNLAAADLPRSYVVCLQDRSFPPRPSRLQARRLGVQPLTINTSHSPFLSRPALFADLLVRGLDTPSLRPASVDEDPFAASATG from the coding sequence ATGAGGTTCGTCTTGGTGCACGGCGCGGCGCACGGTGCGTGGTGCTGGGAACTGCTGATCCCCGAGCTGGTCAAGCTCGGTCACGAGGCCGTCGCAATCGACCTGCCCGGCGCGGGAGAACGGAGTGGAGAACCCGCCTCGATCGCCGGCTACCGTGACGCGGTCATCGACATGATGGAGAGCGGGGATGTGCTTGTCGGACACTCGATGGGGTCTGCCGTAGTCGCCGTCGCCGCCGACGCCCGCCCGGATCTCGTCGGGCACCTGTGTTTGGTCGCCGGTCCGCTGCCGGTCGAGGGCAAGCCACTGTCGTACCAGTCCACGTCGCCGACCGTGGGCGGAACTGCCGCTGCGCAGGATGAGGAGGAGTCGGCCGCCGAGCGGTCCATGAAATTCACCGAAGACGGTTTGGCCTTCTACTGGGACAAGGAGGGCGCGCGCGAGACCTTCTACGGTGACTGCGACGACGATATCGTCGATTGGGCCACTGCGAGACTGACCCCGCAGCCCCTCGCGCCGGTGATCGAGCCGATTCAGCTGCCCAACCTGGCCGCCGCGGACCTGCCCCGCAGCTATGTGGTCTGCCTGCAGGACCGGTCGTTCCCGCCCCGCCCCTCCCGCCTGCAGGCACGCCGCCTGGGCGTGCAACCCCTGACGATCAACACATCGCACTCGCCCTTTCTGAGCCGTCCCGCACTGTTCGCGGACCTGTTGGTGCGTGGGCTGGATACGCCCTCGCTGCGGCCGGCCTCCGTCGACGAGGACCCGTTTGCCGCCTCCGCCACGGGATGA
- a CDS encoding LLM class F420-dependent oxidoreductase — translation MRFSVTVVATDAGPPLVDVARAVEERGLDGLWLPDHTHMPVSRSVPYPTGGDLPERYKRNLDPVTGLALAAAVTRRIRVGTGVLLPAQRDPMVTARALATLDQQSGGRVVVGAGYGWNVEEMADHGVDPARRRSRTREHVLAMRRLWEDEVASFAGPHVSFRPSWSWPKPVQRPLPVLLGGSPSRTLCSHVAEYGDGWIPLGPRALEEGVGAVRDAVATAGRDPSALEIVPFLGPGVSQRRWDRCVAGGATELAVDVPHDDSLFDTLDVLGDAVAAWRL, via the coding sequence ATGCGGTTCAGCGTGACGGTCGTGGCGACCGATGCCGGTCCACCGCTCGTGGACGTCGCGCGGGCGGTCGAGGAGCGCGGGCTGGACGGGTTGTGGCTGCCGGACCACACCCACATGCCGGTGTCGCGGAGCGTTCCGTATCCGACGGGCGGCGACCTGCCCGAGCGGTACAAACGCAACCTCGACCCGGTCACCGGCCTGGCGCTGGCAGCCGCCGTCACCCGGCGCATCAGGGTCGGAACGGGGGTGTTGCTGCCCGCGCAACGCGATCCGATGGTGACTGCGCGCGCCCTGGCCACGCTCGACCAGCAGTCCGGGGGCCGCGTCGTGGTCGGCGCCGGCTACGGCTGGAACGTCGAGGAGATGGCCGACCACGGTGTGGATCCGGCGCGGCGGCGGTCCCGGACGCGGGAGCACGTCCTCGCCATGCGCCGGCTCTGGGAGGACGAAGTCGCTTCCTTCGCCGGGCCCCATGTTTCGTTCCGGCCCTCCTGGTCCTGGCCCAAGCCCGTTCAACGGCCGCTGCCCGTGCTCCTCGGCGGCAGTCCGTCGCGCACGCTGTGCAGCCACGTCGCCGAGTACGGCGACGGTTGGATCCCGCTCGGGCCGCGGGCGCTGGAGGAGGGCGTCGGCGCGGTGCGGGACGCGGTCGCGACCGCCGGGCGCGACCCTTCAGCGCTGGAGATCGTCCCGTTTCTGGGACCCGGCGTGTCGCAGCGGCGCTGGGATCGATGCGTGGCCGGCGGGGCGACGGAGCTGGCCGTGGACGTACCGCACGACGATTCGCTGTTCGACACACTCGACGTTCTGGGCGATGCGGTCGCCGCCTGGCGGTTGTGA
- the ribB gene encoding 3,4-dihydroxy-2-butanone-4-phosphate synthase, translated as MVQGDDIQGVEAAIAAIARGAVVVVTDDDDRENEADLVVAADAMTVEIMNFMVTHGRGLVCAPMESRRLDALGLRDMVPEGNDPLGTRFTISVDLEVPGSTGISAGDRSATVRALADHATTATQLRTPGHIFPLRYAEGGVLVRRGHTEASVDLARLAGRAPAAAICEILADDGTTLTGSAVREFAAKHGLVLVSIEQLAAYRRTNEPLRVVEPEQSVRGSVKRVVETTLPTETGLWRAIGYRDMVTGAEHLALVLGDVAARQAPLVRLHSECLTGDVIGSLRCDCGQQLEKSFQTIAREGAGVVLYIGGHEGRGIGLLNKLRAYALQDRGRDTVDANLELGLSADSRTYDQSIVILQDLGLTRVWLLTNNPVKIAALQDAGIAVDDVIPLRIPATLHSAAYLLAKARRMGHRLGDLDETYPHPASR; from the coding sequence ATGGTCCAGGGAGACGACATCCAGGGTGTGGAGGCCGCGATCGCGGCAATCGCTCGCGGCGCGGTCGTCGTCGTCACCGACGATGACGACCGCGAGAACGAGGCAGATCTCGTCGTCGCAGCCGACGCGATGACCGTGGAGATCATGAACTTCATGGTCACCCACGGGCGGGGTCTGGTCTGCGCACCGATGGAAAGCCGCCGCCTGGACGCCCTCGGCCTGCGGGACATGGTGCCCGAGGGCAATGACCCACTCGGCACGCGCTTCACCATCTCCGTGGATCTCGAGGTCCCCGGCAGCACCGGCATCAGCGCCGGGGACCGCTCGGCGACCGTCCGGGCGCTGGCCGACCACGCGACGACCGCGACCCAGCTGCGGACGCCAGGGCACATCTTCCCGTTGCGTTATGCCGAGGGAGGTGTCCTGGTTCGGCGGGGACACACCGAAGCCTCCGTCGACCTGGCCCGCCTCGCGGGCCGCGCGCCCGCGGCCGCCATCTGTGAGATCCTCGCCGACGACGGCACGACGCTCACCGGCTCGGCTGTCCGCGAGTTCGCCGCGAAACACGGGCTCGTCCTGGTCAGCATCGAACAACTCGCCGCTTACCGTCGCACGAACGAGCCTCTGCGGGTGGTCGAGCCGGAACAGTCTGTGCGCGGCTCCGTGAAGCGGGTCGTTGAGACCACCCTGCCGACCGAAACCGGCCTCTGGCGGGCCATCGGCTACCGCGACATGGTCACCGGAGCCGAGCACCTCGCGCTCGTCCTGGGCGACGTGGCGGCGCGGCAAGCTCCGCTCGTCCGGTTGCACTCGGAGTGCCTCACCGGCGACGTCATCGGCTCGCTGCGCTGCGATTGCGGCCAGCAGCTGGAGAAATCGTTCCAGACGATCGCCCGCGAGGGCGCCGGCGTCGTGCTGTACATCGGCGGACACGAAGGCCGCGGGATCGGCTTGCTGAACAAGTTGCGCGCGTACGCGCTTCAGGATCGCGGCCGCGACACCGTCGACGCCAACCTGGAACTCGGCCTGTCCGCCGACTCGCGCACCTACGACCAGTCGATCGTCATACTGCAAGACCTCGGCCTGACCCGGGTGTGGCTGCTGACCAACAACCCGGTCAAGATCGCCGCGCTGCAGGACGCGGGCATCGCGGTCGACGATGTCATCCCGTTGCGCATTCCGGCCACGCTGCACAGCGCGGCCTACCTGCTCGCGAAGGCCCGCCGCATGGGCCACCGGCTCGGCGATCTCGACGAGACCTACCCGCACCCTGCGTCACGGTAG
- a CDS encoding DoxX family protein, whose translation MTVDGYASLLLRLTLGVIMAAHGYNHLWGPGGVEGTARWFAGIGLRPARAHAVVSGVLELAAGLGLLVGFVTPLCVAAVVGVSTVAGVTVHRKHGFFVFKDGYEYVLTLALAAVALALLGSGTLSVDHVLRLRFTAWWGGGAALLGVLGAGALLAAGWRPSAPEEPAAGNVGATAVQEGE comes from the coding sequence ATGACCGTGGATGGATACGCGTCCCTGCTATTGCGCCTCACCCTCGGCGTGATCATGGCTGCGCACGGATACAACCACCTGTGGGGGCCGGGTGGAGTCGAGGGCACCGCACGCTGGTTCGCCGGAATCGGTCTGCGTCCGGCCCGCGCCCACGCGGTGGTCAGCGGAGTTCTCGAACTGGCAGCAGGTCTCGGCCTGCTGGTGGGTTTCGTGACGCCGCTGTGCGTGGCCGCGGTGGTCGGGGTGTCGACTGTCGCGGGAGTGACCGTCCATCGGAAACACGGCTTCTTCGTCTTCAAGGACGGCTACGAGTACGTCTTGACACTCGCGCTCGCCGCCGTCGCGCTGGCCCTGCTGGGCTCCGGGACACTGTCGGTCGACCACGTGCTGAGGTTGCGTTTCACCGCGTGGTGGGGAGGCGGTGCTGCCCTGCTCGGCGTTCTCGGCGCCGGTGCCCTGCTGGCCGCCGGCTGGCGGCCCAGTGCACCCGAAGAGCCCGCCGCCGGGAACGTCGGAGCAACCGCGGTGCAGGAAGGCGAATAG
- the fdxA gene encoding ferredoxin has protein sequence MTYVIAQPCTDVMDKSCIEECPVDCIYEGERALYINPVECVQCGACEPACPMEAVYHKDDLPAEFLPALESNAAFFQLPLAGRTEPLGNPGGAARVGPVGADSEFVAGLPSKAEG, from the coding sequence ATGACCTACGTTATCGCGCAACCGTGCACCGATGTGATGGACAAGAGCTGCATCGAGGAATGCCCGGTCGACTGCATCTACGAGGGTGAGCGCGCGCTCTACATCAATCCCGTCGAGTGCGTCCAATGTGGCGCCTGCGAGCCGGCCTGCCCGATGGAGGCCGTCTACCACAAGGACGACCTGCCGGCCGAATTCCTGCCGGCGCTGGAGAGCAACGCGGCGTTCTTCCAGCTTCCCCTGGCGGGCAGGACGGAGCCGCTCGGAAACCCGGGTGGGGCCGCGCGTGTGGGCCCGGTGGGCGCCGACAGTGAATTCGTCGCCGGCCTGCCATCCAAGGCCGAAGGCTAG
- a CDS encoding FAD-dependent oxidoreductase: MTASTRPVRVAVVGAGPAGLFAADALVGQADVAVDVDLIERLPTPYGLVRYGVAPDHPTIKSVIHTLQGILEHPRIRFIGAIEFGRDVLREDLLECYDAVVYTTGAQIDRRLGIPGEDLLGSISATEFVSWYNGHPDFERGHSLDGESVAVIGAGNVALDVSRILVRPCEHLARTDVPVPVLARLGENRAREVHVIGRRGPEHAKFASKELRELDVVTEIDRVVRPADLAGADEPGLDRRARANLDVLQKWSTQPPRANARKVQFRFFRKPVEIIGRTRVEALRLERLTVDGSGAAAGTGEFETIPVQLVVRAVGYRSAALPGVPFDDDAGVIPNDAGRIVDGTGAPLPGEYVAGWVKRGATGVIGTNKSDARETVSALLEDLAKTDSNRPAGRRIEDALAAGSARWIDYTGWRRIDEAELGRGASEGRVRSKIPDWASLNDIALRATTEP, from the coding sequence ATGACTGCGAGTACCCGCCCGGTCCGCGTGGCGGTTGTCGGTGCAGGACCGGCCGGCCTCTTCGCCGCCGATGCACTCGTGGGCCAGGCCGACGTCGCCGTCGATGTCGACCTGATCGAGAGACTGCCCACTCCGTACGGGCTGGTTCGCTACGGGGTCGCACCCGACCATCCCACCATCAAGTCGGTCATCCACACACTCCAAGGGATCCTGGAGCACCCGCGGATCCGGTTCATCGGCGCAATCGAGTTCGGCCGAGACGTTCTTCGTGAAGATCTGCTCGAGTGCTACGACGCCGTGGTCTACACGACGGGTGCGCAGATCGACCGCCGCCTGGGCATCCCGGGAGAGGACCTGCTCGGGAGCATCTCGGCCACCGAGTTCGTCTCCTGGTACAACGGCCATCCCGACTTCGAACGCGGACACTCGCTCGACGGCGAATCGGTGGCCGTGATCGGTGCGGGAAACGTCGCGCTGGACGTCAGCCGGATCCTGGTCAGGCCCTGCGAACACCTCGCCCGCACCGACGTCCCGGTGCCCGTGCTCGCCCGGCTGGGTGAGAACCGGGCCCGCGAGGTGCACGTCATCGGTCGTCGCGGTCCCGAGCACGCGAAGTTCGCCAGCAAGGAACTCCGCGAGCTCGACGTGGTCACCGAGATCGACCGCGTCGTCCGCCCCGCCGATCTGGCGGGCGCCGATGAACCGGGTCTGGACCGCCGAGCCCGAGCCAACCTCGACGTCCTGCAGAAATGGAGTACCCAGCCACCACGGGCGAACGCGCGCAAGGTGCAGTTTCGCTTCTTCCGGAAACCGGTCGAGATCATCGGGCGCACCCGCGTCGAAGCCCTGCGCCTGGAGCGGCTCACCGTCGACGGGTCCGGAGCCGCCGCGGGTACCGGGGAATTCGAGACGATTCCGGTGCAGCTGGTCGTACGGGCCGTCGGCTACCGCAGCGCCGCCCTCCCGGGCGTGCCGTTCGACGACGACGCCGGGGTGATACCCAACGATGCCGGTCGGATCGTCGACGGCACGGGTGCGCCGCTCCCGGGTGAATACGTCGCCGGTTGGGTGAAGCGGGGCGCCACGGGAGTCATCGGCACCAACAAGTCCGACGCTCGCGAGACCGTCTCCGCGCTGCTGGAGGACTTGGCCAAGACAGACTCGAACCGTCCCGCCGGACGACGGATCGAGGATGCGCTCGCGGCCGGATCGGCCCGGTGGATCGACTACACGGGTTGGCGGCGGATCGACGAAGCGGAGCTCGGCCGCGGGGCGAGCGAAGGGCGCGTTCGCAGCAAGATCCCGGACTGGGCCTCGCTCAACGACATCGCGCTGCGCGCAACCACCGAACCCTGA